A genomic window from Triplophysa dalaica isolate WHDGS20190420 chromosome 24, ASM1584641v1, whole genome shotgun sequence includes:
- the LOC130414730 gene encoding putative nuclease HARBI1, whose translation MSCPFVRQQPVAEGARIIRRAFRINRVLRDRQDPLAQRDSVIVERYRFSREGVIYIIHLLEPHITCSTRRSRALTTAQTVCIGLRFFASGTFLYTIGDAENLGKSAVCRAIRKVYLALKQFLGVFVVFPSHLRPQVVKQNFFAIAGFPNVIGAIDCTHVPIKAPPGPNEGDFVNRKGFHSVNVQMVCDSMFHITNVEAKWPGSVHDSRIFRESHLCTLFERGDFDGILLGDRGYACRQYFMTPFPEPNPGPQTRYNAAQARTRARIEMTFGQLKGRFPCLKSLRVAPDRACDIIVACAILHNIATIRKEKTPVVGWQSCT comes from the exons ATGTCTTGTCCATTTGTACGACAGCAACCTGTTGCGGAAGGTGCAAGAATAATTCgaagagcttttcgaattaatcgcGTATTGCGGGATAGACAGGATCCTTTAGCGCAGCGCGATAGCGTCATTGTTGAGAGATACCGATTTTCTCGTGAGGGTGTTATTTACATCATTCATTTGTTGGAACCACACATTACGTGTTCAACACGGAGGAGCCGGGCTTTAACAACAGCACAGACTGTGTGCATTGGCCTGAgattctttgcgagtggcacgttcctttacactattggagatgcagaGAACTTGGGGAAAAGTGCTGTCTGTCGTGCCATTCGCAAAGTTTACCTGGCGCTCAAGCAGTTTTTAGGGGTTTTTGTGGTATTTCCAAGCCATTTAAGACCACAGGTTgtaaaacagaatttttttgctattgcag GCTTCCCTAAcgtgattggtgccatagactgcacacacgtccccatcaaggccccaccAGGCCCCAATGAGGGGGATTTTGTGAACCGAAagggatttcacagtgtaaatgtgcag atggtgtgtgactctATGTTCCATATCACCAATGTTGAAGCAAAATGGCCAGGATCAGTGCATGACTCAAGaattttcagagagtcacatttatgcacattatttgaacgtg GGGATTTTGACGGGATCCTGCTTGGAGACaggggctatgcctgcaggcagtattttatgacgcCCTTCCCTGAGCCAAACCCTGGACCTCAAACCCGTTACAATGCAGCTCAAGCCAGGACAAGGGcacgcattgaaatgacctttgggcAACTAAAGGGAAGATTTCCGTGTCTAAAAAGTCTGAGGGTtgcacctgacagggcctgtgacaTAATTGTTGCATGTGCCATATTGCATAACAttgccaccatcagaaaggaAAAGACCCCTGTGGTGggg tggcagagctgcacgTGA